Genomic DNA from Methanosarcinales archaeon:
AATCAAGGCATATCCTTTGACGGCTCCTCTATAGAAGGATTTGTCAGAATTGAAGAATCCGATATGGTACTAAAACCCAATATCAACACTTTCCAGTTACTTCCATGGCGTAAGAATGGCAGTGTTGCCAGAATGGTCTGTGATGTTTATAAACCGGACGGAACACCTTTCGAAGGTGACCCCAGGTTTGTGTTAAGGCGCGCCATAGCAGAAGCGGCATCCATGGGATTTGAAATGAATACCGGACCCGAACTGGAATTCTTCCTTTTCGAGAAAAAAGACGGTCGCCCCACCACCACTCCCCACGATTCAGCCGGATATTTTGACTTCGGTCCTGTGGACCTGGCTGAAGATATCAGGCGGGAAATCGTGATTGCTTTGGAAGGCATGGGATTTGAGATAGAAGCCTCCCACCATGAAGTAGCCTCAGGCCAGCATGAGATCGATTTCAAATACGGTGATTCGCTTACTACTGCCGATAATGTTGTCACATTCAAATATGTAACCAGGACCATTGCTAATAATATGGGACTGCATGCAACCTTTATGCCAAAGCCCCTGTTTGGTGAGAACGGTAGCGGTATGCATACCAACATCTCACTATTCAAGGAAGGTGCAAATGCTTTTTATGACCCTGATAATGAATACGGGATCAGCGACACATTGAAATATTTCATTGGTGGAGTACTTAAACATATCAAAGCAATCACTGCTATTTCCAATCCCACAGTCAATTCGTATAAGAGATTGGTTCCGGGTTATGAAGCCCCTGTATATATTTCATGGTCGGGTGCCAACAGGACATCACTTATCAGAATACCGGCTGCCCGTGGATCAAGTACTAGGACAGAGCTGCGCAGTCCGGATCCCTCATGCAATCCTTATTTGACCTTTGCTGTATTACTTATGGCAGGACTTGAAGGTATCAAAAATAAGATAGACCCTGGAGAGCCGGCAAATGAAAATATCTTTGAAATGACACCCGAGGGTCGCCTGGAACGGGGCATAGATTATCTTCCAATCAATCTGAGGGATGCGCTGGATGAACTGGAAAAGGATGAATTTATTAAAGATGCCCTGGGACCACATGTATTTAAGGACTTCATGAGGATGGGCAGGGCCGAATGGGATGCTTATAGGATTCAGGTACACGACTGGGAGATCCAGCGCTACATTAACATCATGTAAGATAGGTGAATTTTCGTGATCTCTTCAAACACTGACCCACAGGTACAACGAAAATTAATGGAGATCCTTAG
This window encodes:
- the glnA gene encoding type I glutamate--ammonia ligase, whose protein sequence is MSPSEEIQKKIQETNVKFIRLQFVDIQGIVKNVAIPISQIEKAVNQGISFDGSSIEGFVRIEESDMVLKPNINTFQLLPWRKNGSVARMVCDVYKPDGTPFEGDPRFVLRRAIAEAASMGFEMNTGPELEFFLFEKKDGRPTTTPHDSAGYFDFGPVDLAEDIRREIVIALEGMGFEIEASHHEVASGQHEIDFKYGDSLTTADNVVTFKYVTRTIANNMGLHATFMPKPLFGENGSGMHTNISLFKEGANAFYDPDNEYGISDTLKYFIGGVLKHIKAITAISNPTVNSYKRLVPGYEAPVYISWSGANRTSLIRIPAARGSSTRTELRSPDPSCNPYLTFAVLLMAGLEGIKNKIDPGEPANENIFEMTPEGRLERGIDYLPINLRDALDELEKDEFIKDALGPHVFKDFMRMGRAEWDAYRIQVHDWEIQRYINIM